The following are from one region of the Bradyrhizobium septentrionale genome:
- a CDS encoding hydantoinase/oxoprolinase family protein, with the protein MYTIGVDVGGTYTDLVVTDKTGRTVFAKSPSTPADQSIGVMAGLEELARRLGVTRAAMLAATDRLVHGTTVATNALLERKGARVALLTTEGHRDVVEMREGLKPDRYDLRTPPPEPLVPRERRFGVRERLKADGSAAVALDAAALGEVIAEVKRSAANSVAVCFLHAYLNPAHELAAVERLARELPDVSVSRSSDVLPQIKEYERVSTTIVNAYVEPTVRRYLTNLERSLHEAGFAGSLFVVLSHGGMAPVEEASRLAAGTVLSGPAGGISGSRRCAEMLGIPDLVPFDMGGTSTDISLIADGEASLSADGMLAGQRIALRSLDIASIAAGGGSIAGVDGSRTLRVGPESAGSVPGPACYGNGGLAATVTDANVVLGYLDAAAFMGGARPLDRAASEAAVDRIAEALELSRIEAAAGIYKMINLKMADGIRLMTLRRGVDPRRFALLSFGGAAGMHAAEVARELEIKRIIVPTVASVLSAWGMLTSDLRYEVSRTHYGAGRISADEVRALFAGLEEQAAGRLRDWFKGDIAIERSAEMRYGEQVFEIDVPLGDLDLGAADLVAQIEERFHRRHEELYTYASRGQEVVFVNARVAAVGKVARGGGDVGQAASAVPCAPRGKRQAWLSAWREVPVYALDDLKPGHSLAGPAITEAETTTVLVGDGDRVAVNPLGWLDITLR; encoded by the coding sequence ATGTACACGATTGGAGTTGACGTCGGCGGCACCTACACCGACCTGGTTGTAACTGACAAAACCGGGCGCACGGTTTTCGCGAAATCGCCGTCCACGCCGGCCGATCAGTCGATCGGCGTCATGGCGGGACTGGAAGAATTGGCGCGTCGGCTCGGCGTGACGCGCGCGGCGATGCTTGCCGCGACCGATCGCCTGGTCCATGGCACGACGGTTGCGACCAACGCGCTCTTGGAACGCAAGGGCGCCAGGGTTGCGCTGCTGACCACCGAGGGCCATCGCGACGTCGTCGAGATGCGCGAAGGGCTGAAGCCGGATCGTTACGATCTGCGTACACCGCCGCCCGAGCCGCTGGTGCCGCGCGAGCGCCGCTTTGGCGTGCGCGAGCGGCTGAAGGCCGACGGCAGCGCCGCGGTTGCGCTGGATGCCGCCGCGCTCGGCGAGGTCATCGCCGAGGTGAAACGATCGGCTGCGAACTCGGTCGCGGTCTGCTTCCTGCACGCCTATCTCAACCCGGCGCATGAACTCGCCGCGGTCGAGCGGCTCGCCAGGGAGCTGCCCGATGTCAGCGTGTCGCGCTCCAGCGACGTGCTGCCGCAGATCAAGGAATATGAGCGCGTCTCGACCACGATCGTGAACGCCTATGTCGAGCCGACGGTGCGGCGCTATCTCACCAATCTCGAGCGCAGCCTGCATGAAGCCGGTTTTGCCGGCTCGCTGTTCGTGGTGCTGTCGCATGGCGGCATGGCGCCGGTGGAGGAAGCCTCGCGGCTCGCCGCGGGCACCGTGCTGTCGGGCCCGGCCGGCGGCATCTCCGGCAGCCGCCGCTGCGCGGAGATGCTTGGGATTCCCGACCTCGTGCCGTTCGACATGGGCGGCACCTCGACCGACATTTCGTTGATCGCCGACGGCGAGGCCTCGCTCTCCGCCGACGGCATGCTGGCGGGCCAGCGCATCGCGCTGCGCAGCCTGGATATCGCCAGCATCGCGGCCGGCGGCGGCTCGATCGCCGGTGTCGACGGCAGCCGCACGCTACGCGTAGGCCCGGAGAGCGCGGGCTCGGTGCCGGGCCCGGCCTGCTATGGCAATGGCGGCCTAGCTGCCACCGTCACCGACGCCAATGTCGTGCTCGGCTATCTCGATGCCGCCGCCTTCATGGGCGGCGCGCGGCCGCTCGATCGTGCGGCGTCGGAAGCAGCCGTCGATCGGATCGCCGAAGCGCTGGAGCTGTCGCGGATCGAGGCTGCCGCCGGCATCTACAAGATGATCAATCTGAAGATGGCCGACGGCATCCGCCTGATGACGCTGCGCCGTGGCGTCGATCCGAGGCGCTTCGCGCTGCTGAGCTTCGGCGGCGCCGCCGGGATGCATGCCGCCGAGGTCGCGCGCGAGCTCGAGATCAAGCGCATCATCGTGCCGACGGTCGCTTCCGTGCTGTCGGCCTGGGGCATGCTGACCAGCGATTTGCGTTACGAGGTCAGCCGCACCCATTACGGCGCGGGTCGGATTTCCGCCGATGAGGTGCGGGCGCTGTTCGCCGGGCTGGAAGAGCAGGCGGCCGGCCGGCTGCGCGACTGGTTCAAGGGCGATATCGCAATCGAGCGCTCGGCCGAGATGCGCTACGGCGAGCAGGTGTTCGAGATCGACGTGCCGCTCGGCGACCTCGATCTCGGCGCCGCCGACCTTGTCGCGCAGATCGAGGAGCGCTTCCATCGCCGCCACGAGGAGCTCTACACCTATGCCTCGCGCGGGCAGGAGGTGGTGTTCGTCAATGCCCGTGTCGCCGCGGTCGGCAAGGTTGCGCGCGGCGGCGGCGATGTCGGCCAGGCCGCGTCAGCTGTGCCCTGTGCGCCGCGCGGCAAGCGGCAGGCCTGGCTCAGTGCCTGGCGCGAGGTGCCGGTCTATGCGCTCGACGATCTCAAGCCGGGCCATTCGCTGGCCGGTCCGGCGATCACTGAGGCCGAAACCACCACGGTTCTGGTCGGCGATGGCGACCGCGTCGCGGTGAATCCGCTCGGCTGGCTCGACATAACATTGCGCTGA
- a CDS encoding nuclear transport factor 2 family protein: MSVTAKADARPLSDAEIVEAYLTASMIPDPDAAAAYMKPDTVITFTGGREFDHPRGPTGFNAKRYRWVKKRMDRFDVCPGAGETVVYSVGTLYGEWIDGTPFEGNRYIDRFVVRGGQIVKMDVWNDSAERILVQRGIEA; the protein is encoded by the coding sequence ATGTCCGTCACCGCCAAAGCCGATGCCCGCCCGCTGTCCGATGCCGAGATCGTCGAGGCCTATCTGACCGCGTCGATGATCCCCGATCCCGATGCGGCGGCGGCCTACATGAAGCCTGATACGGTGATCACCTTCACCGGCGGGCGCGAATTCGACCATCCGCGCGGGCCGACCGGCTTCAATGCCAAGCGCTATCGCTGGGTGAAGAAGCGGATGGACCGCTTCGACGTCTGCCCCGGCGCGGGCGAGACCGTGGTCTACAGCGTCGGCACGCTCTACGGCGAATGGATCGACGGCACACCGTTCGAAGGCAACCGCTATATCGACCGCTTCGTGGTCAGGGGTGGCCAGATCGTCAAGATGGACGTCTGGAACGATAGCGCTGAGCGGATCCTGGTGCAGCGGGGGATCGAGGCTTAG
- a CDS encoding ABC transporter substrate-binding protein: MQTKRQTARSILLVLAAMLAAAPLAAQQAPQAAGGEIRVGNVMPYTGPLAAFATIGRAEAAYFDMVNEHGGINGRKVKFISVDDSSNPKTAIEQTRDLVEKQDVLLMFGSFGTPSNLAARKYLNEKKVPQLFVASGDEEWAHPMTFPWTMGWQPTFRAEGRIYANYIQAAYPSRKIAVLWQNDQFGRDLFRGLQEGLGDTAGMIVADLAFDASETSIQNQIGILKGSGADILVFDGAPAIAARAIRVAADLDWHPVFILDNASASIASALRPAGLQNSLGVISTSFLKDAGDASWKDDPQIKAWDAFMDKYYPDGDKDDIYAVFGYAAADTLMQVLRQCGDDLSRENIMRQAASLKDYQSPIALPGIVINTGPKDFRPIKQMRLVQFDGNAWQPIGDVVDSAFTSVRDDN; this comes from the coding sequence ATGCAAACAAAAAGACAAACCGCGCGTTCGATATTGCTTGTCCTCGCCGCGATGCTCGCGGCGGCGCCGCTCGCCGCGCAGCAGGCGCCGCAAGCGGCCGGCGGCGAGATCCGCGTCGGCAACGTCATGCCCTATACCGGGCCGCTCGCTGCGTTCGCGACCATCGGGCGGGCGGAAGCGGCCTATTTCGACATGGTTAACGAGCATGGCGGCATCAACGGCCGCAAGGTCAAGTTCATCTCGGTCGATGACAGCTCCAATCCGAAGACCGCGATCGAGCAGACCCGCGATCTCGTTGAGAAGCAGGACGTGCTCCTGATGTTCGGCTCGTTCGGCACGCCGAGCAACCTCGCCGCGCGAAAATACCTCAACGAGAAGAAGGTCCCGCAGCTGTTCGTCGCCTCCGGCGACGAGGAGTGGGCGCATCCGATGACGTTTCCCTGGACCATGGGCTGGCAGCCGACCTTCCGCGCCGAGGGGCGGATCTACGCCAATTACATCCAGGCCGCCTATCCGTCGCGCAAGATCGCGGTGCTGTGGCAGAACGACCAGTTCGGCCGCGATCTGTTCAGGGGATTGCAGGAGGGCCTCGGCGACACCGCCGGCATGATCGTCGCCGATCTCGCCTTCGACGCGTCGGAGACCTCGATCCAGAACCAGATCGGAATCCTGAAAGGCTCCGGCGCCGATATCCTGGTGTTCGACGGCGCGCCGGCGATCGCGGCGCGCGCGATCCGCGTCGCGGCCGACCTCGACTGGCATCCGGTGTTCATCCTCGACAATGCGTCGGCCTCGATCGCCAGCGCCTTGCGGCCGGCCGGCCTGCAGAACTCGCTCGGCGTGATCTCGACCTCGTTCCTGAAGGACGCCGGGGATGCCTCCTGGAAGGATGATCCGCAGATCAAGGCGTGGGACGCCTTCATGGACAAGTATTATCCCGACGGCGACAAGGACGACATCTACGCCGTGTTCGGCTACGCCGCCGCCGACACGCTGATGCAGGTGCTGCGCCAGTGCGGCGACGATTTGTCGCGCGAGAACATCATGCGGCAGGCGGCCTCGCTGAAGGATTATCAAAGCCCGATCGCGCTGCCCGGGATCGTGATCAACACCGGGCCGAAGGATTTCCGCCCGATCAAGCAGATGCGGCTGGTGCAGTTCGACGGCAACGCCTGGCAGCCGATCGGCGACGTGGTCGATAGCGCGTTCACGTCGGTGCGGGATGATAATTGA
- a CDS encoding mandelate racemase/muconate lactonizing enzyme family protein — protein sequence MAKSTTIKSIETLACDAGWRNYHFVKVTTSDGLVGWSEYDEGFGAPGVTAAIERLSARVIGKNAFEHERIYVELFAATRPAAGGVVALALGAIENALLDVKAKALGVPCYDLLGGKIRDRVRVYWSHCATWRINHPDWYKPAITDLDGVKAIGAEVREKKFSAMKTNIFVYTDGKPVGWRPGFGAPFQPEINVDRTVLRNLCMHLEAIRDGAGPDVDLLLDLNFNAKTEGYLKILRAIEKMDMFWVEIDTFNPQALGYIRRQSPHPISSCETLLGLREFLPYFNEQAMDVAIVDTPWNGVWQSMKIAAAAEHFEVNVAPHNFYGHLCTMMNAHFCAAVPNLRIMETDIDRLAWDHELFTHVPEFIDGHLVIPDRPGWGTEPNEEGLRAHPPKNKGGLLNYGLKK from the coding sequence ATGGCCAAGTCCACCACGATCAAAAGCATCGAAACGCTCGCCTGCGATGCCGGCTGGCGAAATTATCACTTCGTCAAGGTGACGACGTCAGACGGGCTGGTCGGTTGGAGCGAATATGACGAGGGCTTTGGCGCGCCCGGCGTGACGGCCGCGATCGAGCGGTTGTCGGCGCGGGTGATCGGCAAGAACGCCTTCGAGCATGAACGGATCTATGTCGAGCTGTTTGCCGCGACCCGCCCCGCCGCCGGCGGCGTGGTGGCGCTGGCGTTAGGTGCCATCGAGAACGCGCTGCTCGACGTCAAGGCCAAGGCGCTCGGCGTGCCCTGCTACGATCTGCTCGGCGGCAAGATCCGCGACCGCGTGCGGGTGTACTGGTCGCACTGCGCGACCTGGCGCATCAATCATCCCGACTGGTACAAGCCGGCCATCACTGACCTCGACGGCGTCAAGGCGATCGGGGCCGAGGTGCGCGAGAAGAAATTCTCGGCGATGAAGACCAACATCTTCGTCTACACGGATGGCAAACCTGTGGGCTGGCGTCCCGGCTTCGGTGCGCCGTTCCAGCCCGAGATCAATGTCGACCGCACCGTGCTGCGCAATCTCTGCATGCACTTGGAGGCGATCCGCGACGGCGCGGGGCCGGATGTCGATCTGCTGCTCGACCTCAACTTCAACGCCAAGACCGAAGGCTATCTGAAGATCCTGCGCGCCATCGAGAAGATGGACATGTTCTGGGTCGAGATCGACACCTTCAACCCGCAGGCGCTCGGCTACATCCGCCGCCAGAGCCCGCACCCGATCTCGTCATGCGAGACGCTGCTCGGCTTGCGCGAATTCCTGCCCTACTTCAACGAGCAGGCGATGGACGTCGCGATCGTCGACACGCCGTGGAACGGGGTGTGGCAGTCGATGAAGATCGCCGCGGCCGCCGAGCATTTCGAGGTCAACGTCGCGCCGCATAATTTCTACGGCCACCTCTGCACTATGATGAACGCGCATTTCTGCGCGGCGGTGCCGAACCTGCGCATTATGGAGACCGATATCGATCGCCTGGCCTGGGACCACGAACTGTTCACCCACGTGCCGGAGTTTATCGACGGCCATCTCGTGATCCCCGATCGCCCGGGCTGGGGCACCGAGCCGAACGAGGAAGGCCTCCGCGCGCATCCACCGAAGAACAAGGGCGGGCTGTTGAATTATGGATTGAAGAAATAG
- a CDS encoding amidohydrolase family protein, translated as MIAKPAFDLVFRHAVTRTSASTVDIGVADGWIAAIAPHLSCEAAEIDLEGRLALPGFVDTHIHLDKACLLGRCGHDHASVADAIRAVAAMKRDFTVEDVYARGAKVIERAITAGTTRMRTHVEIDPRIGLRGFEAVKALKRDYAWALDLSLCVFPQEGLTNDPGTDELLVAALNDGAEAIGGCPYVDTDPNAQIARIFDLAQQFDIDVDLHLDFDLDPSWWHMEEVCRQTERRNYQGRVAIGHATKLSALSPERLKAASARLAAAGVAVTVLPATDLYLMGRDATHNAPRGLTAAHRLVADGVLCSVATNNVQNPFTPFGDASLLRMANLYANAAHAGIGEFDTCLDLVTELPARLMNLRDYGIAVGNPADIIVLDTDSATNAIAELPDVLLGFRRGRKTFERQKPTLFRPGTSLSPSS; from the coding sequence ATGATTGCGAAACCTGCCTTCGACCTGGTCTTCCGTCATGCCGTGACGCGCACCTCCGCGTCGACGGTCGATATCGGCGTCGCCGACGGCTGGATCGCCGCGATCGCGCCGCACCTCTCCTGCGAGGCCGCCGAGATCGACCTCGAGGGGCGGCTGGCGCTGCCCGGCTTCGTCGACACCCATATCCATCTCGACAAGGCCTGCCTGCTCGGCCGCTGCGGCCACGACCATGCAAGCGTCGCTGACGCCATTCGCGCGGTGGCAGCGATGAAGCGCGACTTCACGGTCGAGGACGTTTATGCGCGTGGCGCAAAAGTGATCGAGCGCGCGATCACCGCAGGCACCACGCGGATGCGGACCCATGTCGAGATCGACCCGCGGATCGGGCTGCGTGGCTTCGAAGCGGTGAAGGCGCTGAAGCGCGACTATGCCTGGGCGCTCGATCTTTCTCTTTGTGTTTTCCCGCAGGAAGGCCTGACCAACGATCCCGGCACTGATGAGCTGCTGGTCGCGGCGCTCAACGACGGCGCCGAGGCGATCGGCGGCTGTCCCTATGTCGACACCGATCCGAACGCGCAGATCGCGCGCATCTTCGATCTGGCGCAACAGTTCGACATCGATGTTGACCTGCATCTCGATTTCGACCTCGATCCGTCCTGGTGGCACATGGAGGAGGTCTGCCGGCAGACCGAGCGGCGCAACTATCAGGGACGCGTCGCGATCGGGCACGCGACAAAACTCTCCGCGTTGTCGCCCGAGCGGCTGAAGGCTGCAAGCGCGCGCCTCGCCGCAGCCGGCGTCGCGGTCACCGTGCTGCCCGCGACCGACCTCTATCTGATGGGGCGCGATGCCACTCACAACGCCCCGCGCGGCCTCACCGCGGCGCATCGGCTCGTTGCCGATGGCGTGCTGTGCTCCGTTGCCACCAACAATGTGCAGAATCCGTTCACGCCGTTCGGCGATGCATCGCTGCTGCGGATGGCCAACCTCTATGCCAATGCTGCCCATGCCGGGATCGGCGAGTTCGACACCTGCCTCGACCTCGTCACCGAGCTGCCGGCGCGGCTGATGAATCTCAGGGATTACGGCATCGCAGTCGGCAATCCCGCCGACATCATCGTGCTCGACACCGACAGCGCAACCAACGCGATCGCCGAACTGCCCGACGTGCTCTTGGGCTTCAGGCGCGGCCGCAAGACGTTCGAGCGGCAAAAGCCGACGCTGTTCCGACCTGGCACCAGTCTCTCCCCGTCATCCTGA